The genomic interval CCATCGACGGGCAGCCGCAGCTCTGGCCGAGGGATCTCTAAGGGATGGCCCCGCTTCACGGGCTTCTCGTGCGCGCGAGTCGCACGTTCGCGGTCGGCATCGAGATCCTCCCCCGCCCGCTGCGGGACGAGATCACCGTGGCCTACCTGCTGCTGCGCGTTTCCGATTACCTGGAGGACAATCAGGAAATCGCGCGGGATGAGAAGGTCCGCCTGCTCGAAGCATGGCGGCGCGTGCTCGACGGGGGTTCGGGACGCACAGCCCTCATCGATCGTCTGGGAGAGGCCGCGGAAGACACCCCGGACGCATCGGTGGCTCGACACGCGGCGGCCGTTCTCGAGGGCCTCGACCGTCTGGCGCCCGAGGCGCGCGAGATCATTGTGCGCCGCGTGCGGGAATCCAGTGCCGGGATGGCGCGGTGGACGGAGCGGGGCTCGGAATTCGAGACCGAGGAGGATCTGGACGACTACATGCACGAAGTCGCCGGACGGGTGGGCCACCTGCTGACGGAACTGTTCACCCATCGGCTGCCGGGCGTCGGAAGGGACCGTGCGCGCATGATGGCTCTGGGGAGAGAGTTCGGCCTCGCGCTGCAGACGGTAAACGTGATCAGAGGGCTGCACGAGGACCGGCATCGCGGCTGGGTGTATGTGCCCGCGTCCTTCCTCCCCGGCGGAATGGATCCGGGCGAGCTGTTCGAGCCCGCGAACCATGCGGCGGCGATGACGGTGCTCGAGCGGCTCGTGGAGAAGGCGGACCGACACCTGGCGGCGGCCCGGAGCTACATGCGGATGATCCCGAGACGGTACCACCGGGTGCGACTCTTCTGCCTGCTCCCGCTTCTCTTCGCCGTGCGGACCCTGGCCATCAGTCGCACGAATCCGGAGGTGCTGGACCAGGAGACGAAGATGTCCCGCCGGGAGGTGCTCGCGATCACGCGCCGCGCGAAGCTCTTCGGCTTCTCCAATCGCTGGATCGCGCGGTACTGCCGTCGGCTGGCCACGCGAGGCGCCTGACGAACCACCGCCGGCCGGCAGCCGGCGATCAGGCGCGCGCCTGCCGCCAGCGTTCGCGCCGCGCCTCGAGGTTGTACTGCGTCATCACCAGCGCCGGCACGACGACCATGAGAAGGATCGTGGCGATGAACACGCCGAAGCCGACGGAGGTCGCCAGCGGCACCAGGTGCTGAGCGTAGGTGCTCGTCTCGAAGACGAGCGGGGCCACGCCCAGGAATGTCGTGATCGAAGTGAGCATGATCGCCCGGAACCTCTCCTTCGCCCCGCCGATGATCGCGTCCGCGGGCTCCAGGCCGGAGTCCCTGAGGTCGTTGATGAACCGGATCATCATGAGCGAATCGTTCACGACGACGCCGAAGACGCCGACCAGTCCGTACAGCGACCACAGTCCCCAACTCAGACCGAGGAGCATGTGGCCGGCCAGCGCGCCGATCGCGCCCAGCGGAACGGCGGCCATAATGATGAGGGGCTGCGTGTACGAGCCGAACGGGATCGCCATCAGGCTGTACATGATCAGCAGAGCGAGGATGAGCGACCGGCCCAGCACGGAGATCGCGTGATCCTGCTCCTTTCGCTGGCCGCCGTACGTGTAGGTGAGATCCGGGTTCTCGCTCGTCAGTCGCGGGAGAACCTCGTTGTCCAGCCTGGCGTTCACCTGCTGGCCGGAGGCGATGCGAGGGTCCACATCCGCTGTGATCGTGACGGCGCGGCGCCCGTCGACCCGGTGAATGGCGGCTGACGAGCGGGAGAATCCGGCGGACGCGATCTGGCCCAGCGGCACTTCACCGCCCGGCGTGCGGACGAGGTAGTTCTCGACATCGGTCGCGGAGTTGCGCTCTTCCTCGGGAAGCCGGACCCACACCCGCATGTCTTCGCGGCCCCGGGGCACTCTGAGCGCTTCCGCCCCGAAGAAGGCCGAGCGCACCTGCGTCGCGAAACGGTCGAGCGTCAGGTTCAGGGAGCGGCCTTCCGGGTTCAACTCCAACTGGAGTTCCCGGAACCCTTCATCGAGATTGCTCCGGACGTCGAAGGTCCCCTCCACGTCGGTCAGTTCGGCCGTGAATTCGCCCGCAATGGCCTCCAGGCGATCCGGATCCGGATGGGAGAGTTCGTAGTGAACGGGCAGTCCCAGACCCAGGAGGTTCGATGAGATCGAGAGCGATTTCGCTTCGGCGGGAATCCCGACCTCCTCTCGCCACACACGCTCGAAGGTGGAAGCGGCGATGCCCCGGCGGTCCCAGTCATGGAGCTTGAACTGCACCGTGCCGAGGTGGCCGCGAGCCGCCTCCACCGCGTCGCCTCCGAGAGGATCGTACAGCGCCGCCAACTCGCCCACCGTCACGGCGACGTCGAACTCCAGCGGCTCCTCGCCTTCGTCGTCCCCGTCCGAGAGACGGGCCACGGCCCGGTGTCCCGCGGCTTCGATTTCCGCGACGATCCGGGCCGTGCGTTCGGCCGGAGTCCCCGTCGGCATCTCCAGGTTCGCCGACACGACATCGCCCTCGATCGGCGTGATGAACTGGTTGGGCACGAGGCCCGACGCCACGGCCCCCAGCGAGATCACGAGCAGGCCGGCCGCCGAGGCGAGGATGATGGAGGGCTGCTCCGTCGCCAGGCGGAGTCCACGGTCGAGGGGGCCGTCCGCGAGGCGCTTCATGATCCGGTCCACGCCCCCCTGCGCCCGGTGCAGCATGCGCTGGGCGGCGCCGGATCTCCGCACGCCGGGAGCGGCGAGGTGGGACAGGTGGTTCGGGAGGACGAGCAGCGATTCCAGCAGCGAGATCACGAGCACCGCGATCACCACCAGCGGAATCCCGCGGCCGAGTTCTCCCTGCGGGCCGGGCGCGTTCAGGAGCGCGGCGAAGGCCGTGATCGTCGTGAGAACGGAGAATATGACGGGAGTGCTGACGCGCCGCGTGCCGCGGATGGCGGCCGCGAGCCCCCTCTGGCCGCGCTCTCTCTCGGCGAAGATGCTCTCTCCCACGACAATCGCGTCGTCCACGACGATGCCCAGCGCCAGTACGAGCGCCATCAGCGAGAACATGTTGATCGAGATGCCGAGGAAGCCCATCACGAGAAACGCGCCCATGAACGAGACCGCCAGACCCACGGCCACCCACATCGCGAGCCGGATTTCCAGGAAGAGCGCCAGCGCCAGGAAGACGAGCGCGAATCCGATCAGGGCATTCTCCGTCATGAGGCCGAGGCGCCCGCCGACTTCCTCCGAATCGTCCTTCCACAGTTCTACCGAGACGCCTTCGGGCAGGGTCGGCACGACTTCGGCGTCGAGATACCGCTTTACGGCTTCGGCGATGTCCAACACCTGCTCGTCGGAGGTCCGGTACACGTCGACCCGGACCGCGGTCTGCCCGTTGTAGCGCGCGTTGAGATCGGTGTCCGCGAATCCGTCCCGCACCGTCGCGATCTCGCCGAGCCGAACCGACGTGCCGTCCGGGCGGCCGAGGAGGATGATCTCCTCAAAGTCCACCTGTTCGTAGTTCTGTCCCAGCGTGCGCACGAGGAGGTCCTCGCCGCTGGTAGACACCCTGCCGGCGGACAACTCGAGCGAACTCTGCCGCACCGCGAAGGCGATGTCGTCCAGGGTCAGGCCGAGCGCGCGAAGCCGTCTCAGGGGCACCTCAATCGAGATCTCGTACGGACGGGCCCCGCTGATTTCGGCCAGCGACACCTCGGGAAGGGCGGAGAGGCCTTCCTCGATGCCGTATGCCAGTTCCTTGAGCGTACGCTCCGGGACGTCGCCGTACACGAGGAGACGAATGACGCTCTGCCGACTCGTGATTTCCCGTACCTCGGGCCGTTCGGCGGCGGCCGGGAAGGTCGGAATGCGGTCGACTTCGGCCTTCACCTCGTTGAGGGCGCGGTTGACATCCGTTCCCGAAGTGAACTCCGCAATCACCGACGCGAGCCCCTCGGAGGCGGTGGATTCGACCCGGCTCAGGCCGTCCACCGCGCGGATCTGCTCCTCGATTCGGCGGACGATCGACTCCTCGACCTCCTCCGGAGCCGCGCCGGGATAGGGGACGACGATCTGGACGCGGTCCAGGGAGAAATCGGGCAGGACCTCCTGGACCAGGTTCCGGGCCGAGGCCAGCCCGGCGAGGACGAGAAACAGCATGACCACGTTCGCGGCGATGCCGTTCTTCGCCATGAAGCCGATGGGGCCCCGAGTACTCCTTTGGTCGACCTGACCCTCGTCACTCACACGGTGCTCCTCCGTGATGTGTCCCACCCCCCCTCATCGGACTCCGCAGGTCCAGCTGCCCGTGGGAAAACGCGGCTGAGTCAAGCGGCGCTGCATCTAACGGTTTACGCGGCGCGCGGTCGATTCGCCAGAGCGCCGGGCGAACGGGCTCCGGGGAGTTACGCCCCGAAACTTTTGCCAATCCCTGTCCGGAAGTATTCTCTACGGTTGACATGGTATTATCTTCGGCTGACATGGAGAGGCTGAGACTGACACTCATATGAGGATTCCGTCCAGCTACGCTGACGGGTACGAGGCGGCGCGGGCTGTCGACGCCCGATTGGCGGACGATTTTATCCGCCATACGACCATCGGCGACCCCCTTGCCGATCGTGTCGTCGAGGATCTCGCGGCCACGTGTTCCCCCGACGAGGTGCATCCGCTCATCTCTTCGGCCCTGCGGGATCCGTTCGAGTTGCCCGATGGCCTCCCCGACTCGCTCCGGGAGCTGGTGAGCGAGGTATCCGCCATTCCGGACTGGTACGATCCGAAGTTGGCGCAGGCGGCCACGCGCGGCTTCATCCGCAATTCCAACATCATTCCGGCAGCCCTCGCCGGAGCCGCGATCGTGGAAGGCTTCTCGACGCTGATCAGCAAGTCTTTCCGGATTCGGGGCCGCATCACCCAGAACGGGGTTCGCCGCCTCCGCCAGAACCTGCTGCACCTCGCCGACCAGTACCTCCCCGGCGGGATGGAAC from Candidatus Palauibacter australiensis carries:
- a CDS encoding phytoene/squalene synthase family protein: MAPLHGLLVRASRTFAVGIEILPRPLRDEITVAYLLLRVSDYLEDNQEIARDEKVRLLEAWRRVLDGGSGRTALIDRLGEAAEDTPDASVARHAAAVLEGLDRLAPEAREIIVRRVRESSAGMARWTERGSEFETEEDLDDYMHEVAGRVGHLLTELFTHRLPGVGRDRARMMALGREFGLALQTVNVIRGLHEDRHRGWVYVPASFLPGGMDPGELFEPANHAAAMTVLERLVEKADRHLAAARSYMRMIPRRYHRVRLFCLLPLLFAVRTLAISRTNPEVLDQETKMSRREVLAITRRAKLFGFSNRWIARYCRRLATRGA
- a CDS encoding efflux RND transporter permease subunit; its protein translation is MSDEGQVDQRSTRGPIGFMAKNGIAANVVMLFLVLAGLASARNLVQEVLPDFSLDRVQIVVPYPGAAPEEVEESIVRRIEEQIRAVDGLSRVESTASEGLASVIAEFTSGTDVNRALNEVKAEVDRIPTFPAAAERPEVREITSRQSVIRLLVYGDVPERTLKELAYGIEEGLSALPEVSLAEISGARPYEISIEVPLRRLRALGLTLDDIAFAVRQSSLELSAGRVSTSGEDLLVRTLGQNYEQVDFEEIILLGRPDGTSVRLGEIATVRDGFADTDLNARYNGQTAVRVDVYRTSDEQVLDIAEAVKRYLDAEVVPTLPEGVSVELWKDDSEEVGGRLGLMTENALIGFALVFLALALFLEIRLAMWVAVGLAVSFMGAFLVMGFLGISINMFSLMALVLALGIVVDDAIVVGESIFAERERGQRGLAAAIRGTRRVSTPVIFSVLTTITAFAALLNAPGPQGELGRGIPLVVIAVLVISLLESLLVLPNHLSHLAAPGVRRSGAAQRMLHRAQGGVDRIMKRLADGPLDRGLRLATEQPSIILASAAGLLVISLGAVASGLVPNQFITPIEGDVVSANLEMPTGTPAERTARIVAEIEAAGHRAVARLSDGDDEGEEPLEFDVAVTVGELAALYDPLGGDAVEAARGHLGTVQFKLHDWDRRGIAASTFERVWREEVGIPAEAKSLSISSNLLGLGLPVHYELSHPDPDRLEAIAGEFTAELTDVEGTFDVRSNLDEGFRELQLELNPEGRSLNLTLDRFATQVRSAFFGAEALRVPRGREDMRVWVRLPEEERNSATDVENYLVRTPGGEVPLGQIASAGFSRSSAAIHRVDGRRAVTITADVDPRIASGQQVNARLDNEVLPRLTSENPDLTYTYGGQRKEQDHAISVLGRSLILALLIMYSLMAIPFGSYTQPLIIMAAVPLGAIGALAGHMLLGLSWGLWSLYGLVGVFGVVVNDSLMMIRFINDLRDSGLEPADAIIGGAKERFRAIMLTSITTFLGVAPLVFETSTYAQHLVPLATSVGFGVFIATILLMVVVPALVMTQYNLEARRERWRQARA